In Archocentrus centrarchus isolate MPI-CPG fArcCen1 chromosome 23, fArcCen1, whole genome shotgun sequence, the sequence GAAACAGGTTTCTGTCAGTGATGCAACTTGgcctgcagagaaaacacagtgaTTTTCATTTCTTGCCTGTAAAGCAACAGTTTCACAACAGATGAAGTTAAATTTGTAATCTAGTTACTTGCACAACAAAGACATTCATTATTAGACGATATAAATTTAATAACAAGCTTATAATTACAATAACCTATTTATTTGCAACTTTTGGTCATTAATCAAAATCTGAAACTATTTAAATTTTTGACCTTATGGTATTTGCAGAGGAAAGGTCAGGGGGTCATCCTCTGAAGACAATGAAccaaatttcaaactgaatgcaTCAAAGTGTGACAAACAAGAGTGGTGGTGGTCAGGCTGAGAGAGACACGGCCTAAACTGTTGGTTCTCCCAATTTCTGAACTGGAATGAACACAAATTTTTGACCACGGAAATAacgtactgtgcaaaagtcttgaaccaccccttttattttaggaaaatgggaaataggtgcagcgttTTAATGAAATGTGTGCAGACATAattggaaatacagtatataagacaaaaacagagttggTATAGTTCTAACAAGCATAAAAGTCAATGGTATGACcagctttattcttcaacacagcctgaactcttaagcagctttctttatttcatttctttaagcagtcttcaggaatagttctccaggcttcttgaaagacattcaaaattcttctttggatgttggctgctttttgttctgttctcagtCAAgatgcttcaataatgttgaagtcccagttctggggaggccaatccatgactgatggtgttccattgtgcgtttttctatccagttatgctttcactgcactggcagtgtttgggatcattgtcatgctgaaaaatgaacctgttgccaatcagatgctttccagatggtattacatagtgggtcaaaatctgatggtatttttGTGCGTTCATAACTCCCCAACAGCACTGGCTGAAATTCAGCCACAAACCATGAAAGCCTCCACCTTGTTTTGCAGATGGCTGTAGTCACTCATTGTTGTAcgtctctcctgacctcctccatgcaTATTGATAATGAATAAACCACAAATTTCACACTTGGATTCATTgactttcagttcagttcctgtgtaatctggcatacctcagccttttctcccagtttcccttccttaagaatgacttcttgatagctgcccttccactgagcccatttctgatgaggcttctaAATGAACAGTAGatgatcaactgaagggccaggtgcatctctcaggtcctatTTCTTTAGGACATGACTTTctgatactgttcatctgctgtagattggcctgccacttcttcttttgtcctccacttgtccatttTCCTCAAAGTCTTAAGGACACAGTGCACAGCATGCTGATATGCACCAAGTTGTTGGCTTGTAAATTGCCATATTGgtgcaaaaaatattaaatttatgCCTGTCGAActgtgccattaaaaaaaaccaaaagaaacattcctctgaaaatagtcaggtacaaggactggactgatgCCTCTGAAGACGGTGTACACACCAACTTTCAGCTGACTATAAGATTGGCTTGAAAATTCTGAACTGATGACACTAAAATATATTCCAAGTAGTAGATCATAATGAGAAACCCTGTGTGTTTACCTGTCTTGGGGATTCAGGCCCTGAAGCTAGTATCCCCCCGCTATCGTTTCCGTTCCCAAAGAGGCTCTCTAACCCGCTTGGTCTGCTCAGCTTGCTGCCCTTCCCTCTGTAGGAGCTGGGACTCCGTCTCTTCCTTCCTTCTGCTCCTCCCCCATAAGCTAAGGGTCCCGTGGGGGGAGCCATAGACTGATGAGCGGCTGAGGTTGGTTCCCTGTTAGGCGAGTAGGGTATACTGGTGGTGCCAAGTTCACGACTGGAGAGGAGCAAAAGAGTTAgaaatgtgtctgttttgtctgcATACTAATACTGCATAAATTATATACTGAACTGAGCCTGTACTCCCTCTGACTACAATCATAATTTGTTAGGCTCTAAAAGAGAATTTAATGGCATAGCTTGTCGGTATAACCAAATATTATTGAGAAATTCTCTAAAGTCAAAGATCAAAATTGCAATTTTTAtcagttttcaaaactgtggACTCATTAAACTTTTGTTACTGTGGACCCACCTGTTCTGTGAGTTGTGGCTTTGCGACCCATCAGCTCTGGACAGCCAGTCCTCTGAACTGCCCCACAGCCCACTATCCCCAACACCAAGTCCCTTTTTCTTGGCCGGGGAGGCAGTTGTCCCTCCCGAGCCTTGTAATGTTGAATGAAAGCTGCTGTCGTTCCTTCTGTGATTATCCACAGTCGGAAacaaggaagaagaggaaaatgaggaggaagagtAGGAAgagttttttctcttcttagTTCCCGCTACAGGGTCCTCCACATCTTTGGATGGACGACTCGCTTTATGCATGCTGTTACGGGCTTTGCCCTGTGTGAACACCTGGGCGTGGGGTTGCGGGGAGTCTCTGATGTTGAACACCCCAGCTGTGGATGCAGACTGAGGAAACGTGGCGGTGTAGGAGAGGGAGTTGGAAAGGGAGTTGAGCAGACGAGAGGTGGGAGAAGGAGCTTGATGTGAAGGTATGGAGGATGTACCAGAGGGGGAGAGGAGGCTCTCAGCAGCCAGAGGCACCTTCCTGAAACACAGAGAAGAGGATCTTTCAAGGGAGAAATGTACCAATAAAGTTGGTTTATTGCCAGAATAAATTGGAGGAAACCTTAACAATCAATATGCTGTATTTTACAGAACAGTGGTTTTCTGAGCTCAGTTTAGAGTCTTCCCCTCATTTCATCAGCCTCCTTAACTCTCTGCAATTTTTACTTCTCTTCACATAATTAAAACTCAGAAACTATTTATCTGTTGTGATTCTGTAACCACTAAGTGCATGCAGACCTGTTATGCATTCTCTTTTGGTGCTTATTTTGGTCTTCTTTGATTCTTTGTGATTCTATTTCACCtcctaatgtttaaaaaaaataaaattaaatagaattTATGCTTCCCACGACTGACAAGCGCAGTCCTTTGCTCATCCATACTGATTGCCACCTGTTGCTTCTTGTTAAGATCCAAACTGAATCTCACACAATTCTTGACCCTTGCAGATATCAGAGATGTTGACCTATTAACTTTCAACTGAAACACGATCTTATCAAAGAATACACTCGCCTCCACATCTGGGCGTTGAGGTGTTTCTCCACCATGTTTTGGAGTGCCAGCCTCATCCTGTCCCATCGCCTGTCAAACACATAGTGGCCTCGTCCCATCAGCCTGCTGCTGAATACGCAAACCTTTAGGGGAGAAAAAAGACAGTGGGGATGAGAATATTATGGAGGTAAAAGGATGATAAAGAGAGGCAAGGTGGAGCATTCTGAAGGGAAAAAAGGATGAGTGGAGGAGTAAaaagcagaaaggaaaaaacaaaacagtaaggTTGGGACACTGTCCTAAGTTGTCCTTTCTGATATTTAGCACAGAGAAGAAGGCAGTGTGCTTCAGACCAATTCTCAATACTagaaataatgcttgtggtttAGGTGAAGATACTAACTGGGAGGAGCACAGAGGAGAAAGGGTAAAGAATACAGGGTGACCACTCGCTGTGAATTCTGGCCTCCATCAGGATTCACAAAGACTTTATAAAAAGGAGGGGCcaagtttaaaataatttaattttagaaatgattacatcagatatttgtgttttcatatCTATCTAGGCTGGGTAATGTCTAGAAATGGACTAGACTGCAGTGAATGTGTGAAAATAgccataaataaagaaaaacagatgctgaagggaaaagagactaccgtatttttcggactatacgtcgctccggagtataggtcgcaccagccaaaaaatgcataataaagaagaaaaaaacatatataggtcgcaccggactataagtcgcactttttttgggggggggggggggggggggggggttgatagaatccgagacccagagcacaaattccatcttgaacggcaatttaaaataataatggattaaagaacaggacgaacacggttacacctacgttatgctaacgtagcacattcagctacatgacgcacaacgaacacgtgttcggtattgtaacgttgtaaacacacttccaaagtcggcgatattcacaacaaaggtcgtctttattaacagaaaaacggctgctgtaggccacagccacgccaaccacaactacaacagctgaacagcaacacacacacaggcaagctctcggtctttttctctctctccatgctgccttcacgaacctcccgaacagtccgaaatcccacaacatcaacacgctctctaactaagagaatcgctacagtatgttaacgtaacattaagttattcagataatcatagcataaagaacatactaacaagttaaccaaaccatcaatccattgaattcttcatcctcggtgtcacttctaaacaattccgtacactccgtagacgaagcgccgcttcctcttctgtgtcgcgttagtcagactcgtcgtcagctgcagttccaattattccagcctttctgaatcccaacaggatggtttgtcactgaagcccatgttttcttgatccatccaatgacttccaggaaagttgggtggcgcattctcccagttgccgttaagctgtgctctccatccatcatccactgcgcccacaggttacgcaagactgccttaaagctgcagttcacggagatgtcaagtggctggagtattttggttcatgtgttataaatgtcacatatacgtcgctccggagtataggtcgcacccccagccaaactatgaaaaaaagtgcgacttatactccggaaaatacggtaacttATATTAGAGACCATCTAcaaaaagaaatgttaaaatactTTAAGAATTTaagaaaccaaagaaaagaTACCTGGTACGATGGGTGGCCACAACTTTTAACTGGAAATATACAGTACAACGTGcaatttaaaaatggaaatttcCAATCTATTGTATGTTACTTTTGACCTTTAGGTCCTGCCTTAATAACTTCTCCACTAATTCAACTTTTCAGTTGGAAACGTGACTATGGTGCGAGAGCGTTCTGGCTGGAAGAAGTCTGTTAAGCAagcattttctttaaattgagTTTAATGCAGAGTTCAGCAGTGAAAATGCAAACACGTCTGCATCAGCTTTCCATATATCTTAATAACATTATGGGCACTTAGTGCTTACTATTTTGAAAAGAACAAGACGACATGCCTGGCAACCTCCAATGCCGTGCAAGTAAATACTCCCTACCCAAGAAGCTTGCACACAACTCAGTGAAACCGCAACTTCTGTGTGGAATCTGTACAAACTGGCAACTTTGTGCAGATTTGTGAGCTTTGGAGGTACTGGGAGCAAGAGTTAAAATTTACTTTGTAGAGTGACAGACCAGTTATTTCTTATCTTGTTATCTGCCTCATTGCTAAGAGTGTGAGATCAACTCTCTAACCTAGAATAGAAAGTTTTTTCCAAAATAGCAAAGTATTCCTTTAAAGCATACCATCAAGCTGCACATGTGTGTTTAAGTTTGAGTCTGAACTAAAACTTACACACAACCTTACCTTGTTTTGTTTACTGAAAAGAGTGGATAAGAGCTACATCTTAGGCTGAActgcaacaaaaatatttccttTAATTGGTATATAAAAGCAGACCCTGCAGGGATAAAATAGAAGATAATGActaaaacatttgtgaatgGGCAACGAATGCCCTGAGCTTATGGACCAAGAAAATGTATGGTAGTGCAGCATTACTGGCCCTTGTATTTACCCCTAAAGGCTGTGGGTGATGATTGGAGTAGTGAATGGCAGGTCTGTCAGCGTCCTCTGGATTCTCTGCATCCCCCTCATCACTGGAAAGTCGACTGCTTTCTCCGGCAGCGGCCACCCAGCTGTGGAGAGCCGGTTCTGGGTTAGGAGCCTGGACAGGAGATGCTGCTGGGAGCAGAAGACCTGAAGTGGAAGTGGAAGAGCCTCCTGGAACCCTGAGACAGAGGGGTGAATAAAATAATGAGACAAAGTGGGTTAAGGGTAAACAAGTGGAATCACATGagataaaaggaagaaaattaaagcaaaagagagacagaaaaggaggGGTGACAGGGAAATGTGAATGCAGATGGTAAGCAGAGAAAAGATGAGGATGGAAAAAGATGAGTGTAAACAAAGAACGAAGGAAGGACGAAGATGGGAAAGTGAAAAAGGGTGATATACAAATGTTTGTTCTAGTGGCAAAACTCCAAATAACtcccttttttaaagaaaggctCCATGTTcgaaacagaaacaggaaataagtTTCTCACAAGAATTTGACAAAGGGTGATTTTCTACTATTGTTGCTCCCTTCTAGCAAACTGCGTTTACAGCACCCCCTGGTGGAAACGGGTGCATCTGTCTGAAGCAAAAATTCTCAAGTATTTAAGTGAAAACAATCTCCTAAAAAATGATAAGTAAACATACTGAAGACTAAAATAAATAAGCTATAACTTTATTTAGAAAGTACTAATTTTCTCTAAAGAATAGTTTGAACTTCAGTTGCCTaagtttaataaagaaaaaacagaagtaTTTGGAAAACTATATAAAGTTATAATACAGAATGTTTGAAAAAGCTGATTAGATTCATAAAGCTTGCATGATCTGTATACTTATACTTTTCACATGGTGGTCCTTTGTACCTAGGTATGTGTGCATTTGCCAGCCGTAGCTTCAGCGTGGAGAGGGTTCGTCCATTGGGGCAGTGAGACTTGCTGGGAGACGTGGTCTCTTTAGATGTGATACCCTGGCTGGAGCCTTCTTTTCCTCCCTGTGCTCCATCCttgtctttctccttctctttcactcCATCCTTCTCTTTCGCTCGTCCCTTGTGTTCAGCCAGGAGGACATCAAAATGTTTCCTTCGGCCGGGAACGGCCCGGCGGTGGGTTAAGGAGTGagtctgcagcaaaaaaaaaaaaaagttagcaaTAATTTTGTACTTTCCTTCCTCTGACTGTTTGGAAATACTGGGTTATTTCCATAGAGACtttgtaaatgaaaatattgatCTGTGAATAATTGACTGTACCACAAACACACTTCAACAGGcatgaatgctgcactgagagAGGCTTGAAACTTGACTCTGGTTTCATGACAGTTCTCATAACCTCACACTGTAGGTGTCCACATCACACTACACAAACACGGGTAAATATTACCTGTGCCTGGCAAGCCTGTATACCCTTCCAGGTACTCTGGAAGGTAACCAGCCATCAAACATTTGGTTTTCCAATAGCTATTTACAAAACGAGTTAGAGAGGTTGCTTTAAACAGGCAGGATGGTATTTGGAGAGAAAACTCCTTCCTGTACTTATTCAAAGAGATCATTGAGCAGAAGAACattaaaatatagaaaatagtCCTTTTCTTAATGCCTGTAGGTAAATATCTTTGGTATCTAGTCACCACAtcaatttaaaaatcacaaatagCTCTTTCAAACTGTATATTACCACTTAAATTTTGTACATTCATAATTTAATCATCTCTTTCTGATCCGCTTCCTCAGGCACTCTCTTCTCCCTTATCTCCATCTCATCATTTTCCTCCTCACCTGTAGCCTCGTCTCTAATATCAGAAAACAAGCACGAACATTATTCCTCATATTTTAgcagttaataaaataaaaattgcaaaaTATTTGACGCATGCCACATCTCTGTTTTAttcatgatttatttttctaagtGTTGATATTATCCAAATACGTTAAAATATATTGtgtacacaaatatttttacacacaaacagtagtagaaagCAGAGTGGCCGGCTGTGGCCATTATTAACCTTGTGTACCCAATAAAGAGTTTTAAAAATACTGCATTTACATAATTGAGTGATTCTTcatgcatatttaaataaactcAAGAACATTGCTTATTATCCCTATAACAGTGTTTCAACTTCTATTTTGTAGTGCTGTGCATGCCCTCTACAGAAAGGTTTTATCTTTTTAATATTATAACCCTAATAAATTCAatttcaaatatattaaaagtGAAGAAAGGCTGATCTATATTAAATGTTGCAtgttgtaaatatttttttttaagtgcaaaaaTGTGGCCTCCAACATATCAAGACAGAATGCTATCTCCAGCATCCAGAGATGCTGGAGATAGCAGATTACAAGATTATTTTGACAAACCActcccacattaaaaaaaaatggcaacacATTAGCCTGATACATCTTTAATTACTTAACCAGTTTGCAGTGATTAGTAAAGCTCGGCAGAGGTAATTATAGGGCAGTAAAATGGAGTATTACTTCTTAAGATGTTTTAGCCTCATCCAACATCTATAATTACCTCATCAAGGGAAGTGTAGGCCCTGTAATGCCTGAGCAATGCTACCCAGCATTAACTGAGAAACTGGAAGGGTGTACACACAAAAGAGGCAgccagatagatagataggatCATAGCTGTGGTCGGAGTCCTTCAGTAGTCACAccctaaattttaaaaagctgctctgctggtCAAATGGCCTCAGACAGAGAGCAGGAGGTTAAGATGCTACTTTTATCTCCACAGAAAATACACAGAGGTGAAGAGTGTGGGGtaactgtgcatttgtgcatgGATTTGTGTTACCTTGCAGGTGAGAGACCGTGTGCAGGGTCGTTTCGTCTCGGGGTCCTGCACTCCGCAGTGCTTGTTAGGATCAAACACTCTCCCTGTaaaacacacgcgcacacaaacacacactggagtgAAACAGCATCAGCGGGtaatttcttccttccttccttcaagTATCAAATCACATTTGATGGGAGTGGGAGTGCTGCAAAACCATGAGCAAATCAATTCTCCACTTTTGAGACAGCGGTTCACTCACATTCTCACTCATATTTGTCTGTTCGCATATTGCTATATTCATTTGATCATTCAGTTGTGGTCTGAGGCTATTCTAATAGTACTAGTCTGTGTGACATTATTAGCAGTGCTTCCAGTATCAATacacaaaaactgcacagaCTTTTCCTTGACAAATTATTCTTGACACGACATACTGTCAGCCTGACAAGAGTCACCAATGACTGACAACCCAGTAAACTGTCTCCAGCCTTGATGAACTGAATCCACAGGGAAAATGCACACTTGATAATGATCTCCAGCCCTAACATTTAAGGTCAATTTCTACCCCGAGTCTTAGATGTTTATTGTAGAAATAGTGTTAAATGTATAGTGTTAATGAATATGATGAAATGACTCTAGCATGAGAAGCAGCAACTGGAAAATATCTTTTATACAACAGCTTATATATTTACAGTAAGCATGGATGAAACACCTATATGGAGTTTGTAAGAGGCTGCTGGTTATGATAAACCTTTCtggctttctgttttttcattgttttccatCTTTGCTTTTGGTGTTTGTTCACTCAAGTGTCCAGAAAACTTTAATGGGGATCTATTGtactcatttttttgtttttattcttattattacagccaaaaaacactgtttttgctCCTCACCCTTGAAGCCAACTTTCTCTGATTGGAAGCActtcaaaaacagaaagcagcatGTCTGAGATGACAACATTAgagtaagaaaataaaataaagaaaacagcacCAAACAAACTTATTAACTTATTAAGGGTATCAATTACACAGTTGTGTCTAGTTGATGAGTTTTAAAACTTAAGCTGTTTAGTCTGTAAGAAGATTGTTATTATCCAAGGAGCAAGACTAAGGCACCtacatacaaaaataataaaagaaataggTTCCAAaacagaattttatttttggaatacattaaaaaaatcatgttaGCATTTCGATTAGTTTTATAGCCTGGGTCAACTTGAAAATGTCAAAACTAATTGATGCAataaagaactttaaaaaaaaaaagaagttaattTCCTACACTGCCCACAAGTGCAAACAGACGGCCCTTTCTGCCTCCACACAAACTTGCAAATCAACAGCAACCTCCAGTCAGCAGGTTATCTTAAACAGTGTTACTATCAGAGGGCTGTAATCTTGTGCTGGCCTTTCCTATAATCCCTGTAATCGTTCTATGTTTGCAGTATGAGACAACAGCTCCAGTGGATATAACAAGAGCAACAAACACGCACTCAGACATAAACAAACTCACATGCTTGCACACTCAGTTCTCACAAACTAGACAAAGgaagttagagagagagagagagagagagagagagacacagagagagagagacagagagagagagagagagagagagagagacagagagagagcgagagagacagagagagagagagagagagagagagagacagagaggagagagagagagagagagagaagagagagagagagacagagagagagagagagagagagagagagagagagacagagagagagacagagaggagagagagaagagagagagagagagacagagagagagagagagagagacagagagagagacagagagagagagagaagagagagagagagagagagagaagagagagagagagatgagagaggagaaggagagagagagagagagagagagagagagagaggatcaCTAAGAGCAGAGGCTGAGGGAAGACACTGCTGAGAACAAGTAACCAAACAACAACCAACggaaaatgaaagcagaagGTCAAGAAGagtgagaaacaaaaagagtgATGTGCAGAGAGAAAAGGATAAAGCCAGAAGCCTGTGAAAGAAAAATTAGGACagagtatgagtgtgtgtgagagagagaaatgaggagGTCGAGAGGCAGGAGGTGGAGAGCGagaggatgaaaaaaatgtagaGACACGGGAGGTGGGGAAAATCTCTCAAGAAGACAAGCAGCTTTTTGGCAGTGGGAGCTCGTGAATTAGAGGGTGTAAATCAGAGGCTCAGAGCACAGAGACACTCAGCGCAAACTGAGAGAAagattaaagaaatgaaaagaggaagagaaggaaaagcTGCAGAGAGATGTGACACAAAAAGAAACCCTGAAATATCAATCACAAACCTTTTTAACGTTATTATCATGTGTTTCCCCCCTCTTATGCAGAACTATCCACTAAGGTAACCTGGTGTGCACGAATGctaatttgaaaggaaaaaaaaaacactgggagTTAGAATGAGAAAGAAAGCTGAGGTAGGCACGCAAGCAGAGAATAACAAGAAAGGAAACTGAGAATTATCGAAAAAATAGTGAGAGGACAGAGAATAGAGAGAAAGTTATTAAATGTCCGTCCAATACCGAAGCTCGCAGTCTCACCCTGCTGCTGACCCGTCTGCAGCTAAACACTCAGGCTGAAAGCTCTCCAAAGAATATTGAGAAAAAGTGCACAAGCTTATCTGGGTGCCATGCATGCAGTAATGTAGGAATTCTAATGTAAAGCTGAGCAGAAGGAATTAAATGAGCAAAGGCTGAATTATATAACTCTTCCAGCACAGGAATGTCAATCGTCTGAAGCTTCAAGAATCAGTTTCTTGAGCTGCAGGCTGACAGACTGAAATCCTAAATCAACCATAAAAAAGGCAGGaagtaaaatgattaaatgtgtCACAGTGATACATCCATGCAAGAAGAGTTGCCCTgagtcaattaaaaaaaaaaaaaaaaaaacacaagtactGACCTGAAAGTCTTTTGTGACACCTGGAGGGAGTCTTAGTCCCATTCTGTTGCTTCTTCTCCAACTGCGACACTGACGGCAAAGCTGGCAGAGCAACAGCTCGGTGAGAAGGTGAGGGCGACAGGGAGGATTTCCGATCCAGTGGGGAGGGAGACGGTGTCGACGCCGCCTTTCTGTCCAGTGGGGAGCGTGCTGGACTGGGCCGCTTATCTAGAGAGGATGGAGGCGTGGTGGATCGCGGTGTAGATGGGCCGCTGCTGCCGCGACCATTTGTGAGCTTTTCGCTCGAACGTTGGGAGGCCTGGGTGGTGAGGGACGAAGGCTTATGA encodes:
- the atxn7l1 gene encoding ataxin-7-like protein 1 isoform X1, yielding MATLYRQIPSPDTFLCEPWSSFVSAAKLRFVDNADSSLDNSEKELYCLGEAVNLSREEMLVYSQFPALEDFSLVVCHVCSKVVTPQGILAHYEKQHSSPVPSRSPLVPMKPKAPPVAPAVAPSPGDTLAFRIPKDYPHSRFSKAPLAVYPPKGARNKTCVSLPVVSLEKMPCLSRADSASHVRLTSSSSSPSPHKPSSLTTQASQRSSEKLTNGRGSSGPSTPRSTTPPSSLDKRPSPARSPLDRKAASTPSPSPLDRKSSLSPSPSHRAVALPALPSVSQLEKKQQNGTKTPSRCHKRLSGRVFDPNKHCGVQDPETKRPCTRSLTCKTHSLTHRRAVPGRRKHFDVLLAEHKGRAKEKDGVKEKEKDKDGAQGGKEGSSQGITSKETTSPSKSHCPNGRTLSTLKLRLANAHIPRVPGGSSTSTSGLLLPAASPVQAPNPEPALHSWVAAAGESSRLSSDEGDAENPEDADRPAIHYSNHHPQPLGVCVFSSRLMGRGHYVFDRRWDRMRLALQNMVEKHLNAQMWRKVPLAAESLLSPSGTSSIPSHQAPSPTSRLLNSLSNSLSYTATFPQSASTAGVFNIRDSPQPHAQVFTQGKARNSMHKASRPSKDVEDPVAGTKKRKNSSYSSSSFSSSSLFPTVDNHRRNDSSFHSTLQGSGGTTASPAKKKGLGVGDSGLWGSSEDWLSRADGSQSHNSQNSRELGTTSIPYSPNREPTSAAHQSMAPPTGPLAYGGGAEGRKRRSPSSYRGKGSKLSRPSGLESLFGNGNDSGGILASGPESPRQAKLHH
- the atxn7l1 gene encoding ataxin-7-like protein 1 isoform X2 → MHSKNQKQHSSPVPSRSPLVPMKPKAPPVAPAVAPSPGDTLAFRIPKDYPHSRFSKAPLAVYPPKGARNKTCVSLPVVSLEKMPCLSRADSASHVRLTSSSSSPSPHKPSSLTTQASQRSSEKLTNGRGSSGPSTPRSTTPPSSLDKRPSPARSPLDRKAASTPSPSPLDRKSSLSPSPSHRAVALPALPSVSQLEKKQQNGTKTPSRCHKRLSGRVFDPNKHCGVQDPETKRPCTRSLTCKTHSLTHRRAVPGRRKHFDVLLAEHKGRAKEKDGVKEKEKDKDGAQGGKEGSSQGITSKETTSPSKSHCPNGRTLSTLKLRLANAHIPRVPGGSSTSTSGLLLPAASPVQAPNPEPALHSWVAAAGESSRLSSDEGDAENPEDADRPAIHYSNHHPQPLGVCVFSSRLMGRGHYVFDRRWDRMRLALQNMVEKHLNAQMWRKVPLAAESLLSPSGTSSIPSHQAPSPTSRLLNSLSNSLSYTATFPQSASTAGVFNIRDSPQPHAQVFTQGKARNSMHKASRPSKDVEDPVAGTKKRKNSSYSSSSFSSSSLFPTVDNHRRNDSSFHSTLQGSGGTTASPAKKKGLGVGDSGLWGSSEDWLSRADGSQSHNSQNSRELGTTSIPYSPNREPTSAAHQSMAPPTGPLAYGGGAEGRKRRSPSSYRGKGSKLSRPSGLESLFGNGNDSGGILASGPESPRQAKLHH